One genomic region from Sphingobacterium sp. UGAL515B_05 encodes:
- a CDS encoding VIT domain-containing protein, with translation MKKIIIALFIILVFSNVDTKSQIRTTREIPSLKIKNDNGQQNKVMLADLKVDVVIFGNIAKTTMTMIFDNKTNRDLEGELTFPMPEGVSVSGYALDINGKLRQAVPVDKNKGTEVFESIETRRVDPGLLEKVEGNNFRTRIYPLPANGKRTVQISYSENLTTASDQARYYHLPLNYTSPIENFALDIHVFQDTHKPDFTEKPDGSLAFSQQNKNYSASLHKQQFKSQRNLAIQLPTDNRETLGLFQANNDNTFYFLANASVNSVKPAEKKWGHSIGIIWDRSLSSKNRNIEKELALLDLFFKENPNMTVDLGLLDIRFVKGHTFQVNQGNWNDLKNYIKGIDYDGGTDYSQIKAGVIQASNYLLFSDGLSTFGQSKMSLDNPVYCITSSSGSDYGVLKQIAQKHIGKMINLVNTSITEAYHNLNTIDLIYLGIKEKNDFEEVYPQKGAPIQTNFSIAGIGKRPGLKQLTVLVGDGQQAPQEISIALQPDHGEIDLQQIWAQKKIEALDLQYEDNREEIETLGKQFGIVTRNTSLIVLETAEDYIRYAITPPAELLSEFNRLIKEERIAKEERVADLLDQAQDITKQLRSWWNTDFQQKKKYPERKKLIRIPEPAVAEEMATGVAPVTPSPSRPAASPAAPTLVLESRSSDGTSAKSISATGNASTAHATTGELARAAASEDVLQEFAVFQSLEGRVAGLQTPSTMNNIRGKISIPEIKEDQAYLQDLIQSKDPYKSYLQLRNQYMGTPTFYFDVANFFFKRGDRDKALLILSALADLQIENADLYKTISYKLREWGDYDNALFITAKVLKWRPMDPQSHRDYALALQDKGMFKEALEQLYGILTQSYSPEAADRDDGIEETLVMEINNLIKTNKSAGSTLGVDKKLIADLPVDIRVVINWNSQNTDIDLWVTDPNQEKCFYSNPATAIGGRLSNDFTGGYGPEQFLLKKALKGKYKIEVDFFNDGSLTLAGPAAVMAEIYTYYSSGKQERKIVTIYLDRNKERSVGIGEFSFQ, from the coding sequence ATGAAAAAAATCATAATTGCCCTTTTCATAATTTTGGTATTTTCCAATGTGGATACGAAATCTCAGATCAGAACTACACGCGAAATACCCAGCTTAAAAATTAAAAATGACAATGGCCAGCAAAACAAGGTGATGTTGGCAGATCTCAAAGTAGATGTCGTCATCTTTGGAAATATTGCCAAAACGACGATGACAATGATCTTCGACAATAAGACCAATCGCGATCTCGAGGGCGAACTGACATTCCCTATGCCGGAAGGCGTCTCCGTGAGCGGCTACGCCCTAGATATCAACGGTAAATTACGCCAGGCAGTTCCAGTCGATAAAAATAAAGGTACCGAAGTATTTGAAAGTATAGAAACACGTAGGGTCGATCCAGGACTATTGGAAAAAGTCGAGGGAAATAATTTTCGAACTCGAATTTACCCATTACCAGCGAATGGGAAGCGCACCGTTCAGATCAGCTATTCGGAAAATCTGACAACAGCATCCGATCAGGCTCGTTACTACCATCTACCCTTAAACTATACGTCCCCCATTGAAAATTTCGCCTTGGATATTCATGTCTTTCAGGATACACATAAGCCAGATTTCACAGAAAAACCAGATGGTTCTTTGGCATTCTCACAACAAAATAAAAATTATTCAGCTTCTTTACATAAACAACAGTTTAAATCCCAGCGAAATTTAGCCATTCAACTGCCGACAGACAACAGGGAAACATTAGGTCTATTTCAGGCAAATAATGACAATACCTTTTATTTTCTTGCCAATGCAAGCGTCAACTCCGTAAAACCTGCTGAGAAAAAATGGGGGCACAGCATTGGAATTATATGGGACCGTTCGCTCAGCAGTAAAAATAGAAATATCGAAAAGGAACTCGCGTTATTGGATCTTTTCTTTAAAGAAAACCCCAATATGACTGTTGATCTGGGCTTATTGGACATCCGCTTTGTAAAAGGGCATACGTTTCAGGTAAATCAAGGTAATTGGAATGATCTCAAAAACTACATCAAAGGAATTGATTACGATGGCGGTACAGATTATAGCCAAATAAAGGCCGGTGTAATACAGGCCAGCAATTACCTGCTGTTTAGCGACGGACTTTCTACATTCGGTCAAAGTAAAATGAGCCTTGACAATCCAGTCTATTGCATTACTTCATCCAGTGGATCGGACTATGGTGTCCTAAAACAAATCGCCCAGAAACATATTGGAAAGATGATCAATTTAGTCAATACCTCAATAACTGAAGCGTATCATAATCTAAATACAATAGACCTTATTTACCTTGGGATAAAAGAAAAAAATGATTTTGAGGAAGTTTATCCTCAAAAAGGCGCCCCGATACAAACCAATTTTTCTATCGCAGGCATAGGGAAACGTCCAGGACTGAAGCAGCTCACAGTACTTGTAGGAGATGGGCAGCAAGCACCACAAGAAATTAGTATAGCGCTGCAACCTGACCATGGTGAAATTGATCTACAGCAAATCTGGGCACAAAAGAAAATTGAAGCGCTGGATCTTCAGTACGAAGACAATCGTGAAGAAATTGAAACCCTTGGTAAACAGTTCGGTATTGTTACCCGAAATACCAGCTTAATTGTACTGGAAACTGCAGAAGATTACATACGTTATGCAATAACTCCACCTGCCGAATTGCTTTCCGAATTTAATCGGCTCATAAAAGAAGAACGTATAGCAAAGGAAGAACGTGTAGCAGACTTGTTGGATCAGGCTCAAGACATTACCAAACAGCTTCGGTCCTGGTGGAATACCGATTTTCAGCAAAAAAAGAAATATCCAGAGCGTAAAAAATTGATTCGAATTCCAGAACCTGCCGTTGCTGAAGAGATGGCTACCGGTGTTGCTCCAGTTACACCCAGTCCGTCGCGTCCCGCAGCTAGTCCTGCAGCTCCTACACTAGTCTTAGAATCGCGTTCATCTGACGGAACCTCAGCGAAAAGCATCTCGGCAACCGGCAATGCAAGCACTGCCCATGCAACAACCGGCGAACTGGCGAGGGCGGCCGCATCTGAGGACGTTCTTCAGGAATTCGCTGTTTTTCAATCCTTAGAAGGACGTGTAGCTGGCCTACAAACGCCAAGCACCATGAACAACATACGTGGAAAAATCAGCATCCCCGAAATTAAAGAAGACCAAGCTTATTTACAGGACCTTATTCAATCCAAAGATCCTTACAAAAGCTATCTCCAACTTCGGAATCAGTATATGGGAACGCCAACTTTTTATTTTGATGTCGCAAACTTCTTTTTCAAAAGAGGAGATCGAGACAAAGCCTTACTCATCTTAAGTGCACTCGCAGACTTACAAATTGAAAATGCAGATCTCTACAAAACCATCTCCTATAAGTTACGGGAATGGGGAGATTACGACAATGCACTGTTCATTACAGCTAAGGTATTAAAATGGCGTCCAATGGATCCACAAAGCCACCGTGATTATGCCCTTGCATTACAAGACAAAGGTATGTTCAAGGAAGCACTAGAACAATTATATGGGATTTTGACCCAGAGCTACTCCCCGGAAGCTGCCGACCGCGATGACGGTATTGAAGAAACATTGGTTATGGAAATCAATAATCTCATTAAGACAAACAAATCGGCAGGCTCTACCCTAGGAGTGGACAAAAAATTGATTGCAGACCTACCGGTTGACATTCGAGTTGTCATCAACTGGAATTCACAAAACACGGATATCGACCTTTGGGTAACTGATCCAAATCAAGAAAAATGCTTTTATAGTAATCCTGCCACAGCCATTGGAGGAAGGCTCAGCAATGACTTTACTGGCGGCTATGGCCCTGAACAGTTTTTATTGAAAAAAGCATTGAAGGGAAAATACAAAATTGAAGTTGATTTCTTTAACGATGGTTCCCTGACCCTTGCAGGTCCAGCAGCGGTCATGGCTGAAATATATACCTACTATAGCAGTGGAAAGCAGGAACGAAAAATTGTTACGATCTATCTGGACCGCAATAAAGAACGCAGTGTGGGGATTGGCGAGTTTTCATTTCAATAA
- a CDS encoding LptF/LptG family permease, giving the protein MSLIDRYIIKKYLSTFLFTMAIFTVVMVVFDVSERLDDFLKYHAPLDKIIFEYYAGFIPFYLNFLCPLINFIAVIFFTSKMADQTEIVPILSAGYSFNRLLRPYMIAATLIFIVSLVFNIFIIPNTNKMKVDFENIYVKPPKDNSRVSTHMQLDKNSYVYIDNFDNTTKTGYGFVLEIFKGDTLKEKMMADRITWDSVATKWKIEGYTNRIINGLHERMDKGAVKDTTLDMKPSDFEVRDNMFTAMDTRELNIRIHKEEIRGTGVMNDLLLEKYKRYVYPFSAFVLTLMGVALSSKKVRGGIGLSLGIGIALSFTYIVFIQFANMFSLKGGLPPLIAVLIPNVTFLIVAIYLAIKAPK; this is encoded by the coding sequence CTGTCGTTAATCGATCGTTACATTATCAAAAAGTATCTAAGTACTTTTTTATTCACTATGGCCATATTTACTGTTGTCATGGTGGTTTTTGACGTGTCCGAACGATTGGATGATTTTTTAAAATATCATGCTCCTCTCGATAAGATTATTTTTGAGTATTATGCTGGATTTATTCCTTTTTACCTAAATTTTCTTTGTCCGCTGATCAACTTTATTGCGGTTATTTTCTTTACATCGAAGATGGCGGACCAAACTGAAATTGTCCCGATTCTAAGCGCCGGGTATAGCTTCAACCGTTTGCTTCGTCCTTACATGATCGCTGCAACTTTAATCTTTATCGTTTCTCTGGTATTCAATATTTTTATTATTCCAAATACCAATAAGATGAAGGTTGATTTTGAAAATATCTATGTAAAACCACCCAAAGACAACTCGAGGGTTTCTACCCACATGCAGTTGGACAAAAACAGCTATGTTTATATAGATAATTTTGATAATACAACCAAAACTGGATACGGCTTTGTCCTTGAAATTTTTAAAGGGGATACCCTCAAGGAAAAAATGATGGCCGACCGTATTACCTGGGACTCGGTGGCCACAAAGTGGAAGATCGAAGGGTATACCAATCGTATTATCAATGGACTACATGAACGCATGGACAAAGGTGCCGTTAAAGACACAACCTTGGATATGAAACCTTCGGATTTTGAGGTACGTGATAATATGTTTACAGCCATGGATACACGCGAATTAAATATTCGTATCCATAAGGAGGAGATCAGAGGAACCGGAGTCATGAACGATTTATTACTTGAGAAATACAAACGTTATGTGTATCCATTTTCAGCTTTTGTACTGACCTTGATGGGCGTGGCTCTGTCATCCAAGAAAGTGCGTGGGGGAATAGGATTGAGTCTTGGTATCGGTATCGCGCTAAGTTTTACGTACATCGTCTTTATACAGTTTGCAAACATGTTTTCTTTGAAAGGGGGACTGCCACCGTTGATAGCCGTATTAATTCCGAATGTTACCTTCTTAATCGTAGCAATATACCTGGCGATAAAAGCGCCAAAATAA
- a CDS encoding DMT family transporter translates to MTKIKLNRNILILHLTILIWGFTGILGSLISVSALHLVWYRVAIASIALLIYFLLTKQSIVVSRKQFLQFFMVGAVVGLHWVLFFYSIKVSTVSVTLVTLSSVTLFTAILEPIVNKKRIALLDIVVGMVIIIGIYTIFSFETHYLIGLLAGLGCAFCASIFSIANARMVKKSSPTLITFYEMMGACFWISILMLFTGEFNAEMRLGQQDLIYLLLLGVVCTAVAYVMGVAVMKELSAFTVALTTNLEPVYGILLAMLIFGQKETMSGGFYLGACIVLGAVFTYPYVKTKLENRQKDLIVRKLH, encoded by the coding sequence ATGACTAAAATTAAATTAAATCGGAATATTCTAATTCTGCATTTAACAATACTTATTTGGGGATTTACCGGAATTTTGGGTAGCTTGATTTCCGTATCTGCTCTTCATTTAGTGTGGTATCGTGTTGCCATAGCGTCTATCGCGCTGTTGATCTATTTCTTGCTAACCAAACAATCGATTGTAGTTTCGCGGAAACAATTTCTTCAATTTTTTATGGTGGGGGCTGTTGTTGGACTGCATTGGGTATTATTTTTTTATTCGATCAAAGTATCTACGGTATCAGTGACATTGGTTACGCTATCCTCTGTGACTTTATTTACGGCAATATTGGAGCCTATTGTGAATAAAAAGCGCATTGCGCTGTTGGATATTGTTGTTGGTATGGTAATTATTATCGGTATTTATACCATCTTTTCTTTTGAAACACATTACCTCATTGGTCTGTTGGCGGGACTTGGGTGTGCGTTTTGCGCGAGTATATTTTCAATCGCCAACGCGCGTATGGTTAAAAAATCGAGCCCAACCCTGATTACGTTCTATGAGATGATGGGAGCATGCTTCTGGATCAGTATATTGATGTTGTTTACAGGAGAGTTCAATGCTGAAATGCGCTTGGGACAGCAAGATTTAATCTATCTTTTGTTGTTAGGGGTTGTTTGTACTGCTGTGGCCTATGTCATGGGCGTTGCCGTCATGAAGGAGTTGTCAGCCTTTACCGTTGCGCTGACAACCAACCTGGAGCCTGTTTACGGTATTCTATTGGCGATGTTGATCTTTGGACAGAAGGAGACCATGAGCGGCGGCTTTTATCTTGGAGCCTGTATTGTTCTGGGGGCTGTATTCACTTACCCTTATGTAAAGACCAAATTGGAAAATAGACAAAAAGATCTTATCGTCCGGAAATTGCATTAA
- the rsmG gene encoding 16S rRNA (guanine(527)-N(7))-methyltransferase RsmG, translating to MNPTVDIIYNYFPKLTDIQKEQFAKLADLYTFWNSQINVISRKDIDSLYLHHVLHSLGIAKFVQELAPGTQILDVGTGGGFPGIPMAIMFPEVKFHLVDSIGKKIKVVREVAAGLGLQNVEADHIRAEQLDDKYDFVISRAVTRLGEFTPWIQNKFAKKDKNGIPNGILYLKGGDLTEEIKESKLKAELHPLSDYFKEDFFDTKYLVYVPM from the coding sequence TTGAATCCAACAGTTGATATCATCTATAACTATTTTCCAAAATTAACGGATATTCAAAAAGAACAGTTTGCAAAACTTGCCGACCTCTATACATTTTGGAATAGCCAAATCAATGTCATTTCGCGTAAAGACATCGATAGCCTCTACCTGCACCATGTGTTACACTCGCTAGGTATTGCCAAATTTGTCCAAGAGCTCGCGCCAGGAACACAAATTTTGGATGTGGGGACCGGAGGAGGCTTTCCAGGTATCCCAATGGCCATTATGTTTCCTGAAGTCAAATTCCATTTGGTCGATTCTATCGGCAAAAAAATTAAGGTCGTACGTGAAGTTGCAGCTGGACTCGGTCTCCAGAATGTTGAAGCAGATCATATTCGCGCAGAACAACTCGACGACAAATATGATTTTGTCATATCACGTGCCGTGACAAGACTTGGCGAATTTACGCCGTGGATACAGAATAAATTCGCAAAAAAAGATAAAAACGGGATTCCTAATGGAATTCTTTACTTGAAAGGCGGAGATCTCACCGAAGAGATCAAAGAATCTAAGCTCAAAGCAGAATTACACCCGCTTTCAGATTACTTTAAAGAAGATTTCTTTGATACAAAATATCTGGTCTACGTACCGATGTAA
- a CDS encoding glycosyltransferase has translation MLDLHVFLANLPYIAFGVLGLFLLIQLYYILFVYSKLTSYQLEPVQEGTEFPPLSVIICAHNEQDNIPEFLPSILNQDYPNFEVIVVNDFSTDNTPWILHEFEAKYPHLKIVDIKEHIRLKHGKKFAVSMGIKASKHQTLVFTDADCAPQSDQWLKEIAAAFRPETEIVLGYSPYFKKKSLLNLLIRFETSHTAMSYFSYALKGDAYMGVGRNMAYKKDLFFRNKGFAAHMHIKSGDDDLFVNQNANPTNVNIALAAESIVYSEPKATWKSYYKQKARHSGASTIYKKRHQRMLGTQLVSAVCFYIALIATAIAFPMYWYVPVTAYLLRLIAQWIIFANIYKKLEVKELIWWLPLVDFIYYFYICINGIFSRKKKKISWK, from the coding sequence ATGCTTGACCTTCACGTATTTTTGGCCAATCTTCCATATATTGCTTTCGGAGTATTGGGTCTTTTCCTATTGATACAATTGTACTACATCTTATTTGTATATAGTAAATTGACTAGTTATCAACTTGAACCTGTACAAGAAGGAACTGAATTCCCACCGCTATCCGTTATTATTTGTGCACACAATGAACAGGATAATATTCCTGAATTCCTCCCAAGTATACTGAATCAAGACTATCCCAATTTTGAAGTAATTGTTGTCAATGACTTCTCGACAGACAATACGCCTTGGATATTGCATGAGTTTGAAGCAAAATATCCCCATTTAAAAATTGTGGATATCAAAGAGCATATTCGCTTGAAACATGGTAAAAAGTTTGCAGTCAGTATGGGGATCAAAGCATCAAAGCACCAGACACTGGTGTTTACCGATGCGGATTGTGCGCCACAATCTGATCAATGGCTCAAAGAAATTGCAGCAGCTTTCAGACCAGAAACAGAAATTGTACTGGGCTATTCTCCCTATTTTAAGAAAAAAAGCTTACTAAATTTATTGATTCGATTTGAAACCAGCCATACCGCCATGAGTTACTTCTCCTATGCATTAAAGGGAGATGCCTATATGGGAGTAGGGCGTAACATGGCTTACAAAAAAGACCTTTTCTTTCGTAACAAAGGATTCGCTGCCCATATGCATATTAAATCGGGCGATGATGATCTTTTTGTCAACCAAAATGCAAATCCGACCAACGTTAATATTGCACTGGCAGCCGAATCCATTGTCTATTCAGAACCCAAAGCGACCTGGAAGAGCTATTACAAGCAAAAAGCAAGACACTCAGGCGCCTCTACTATTTACAAAAAGCGACATCAGCGCATGCTGGGCACCCAGCTGGTATCGGCAGTCTGCTTTTACATAGCACTTATCGCAACAGCAATTGCCTTTCCAATGTACTGGTATGTTCCTGTTACAGCCTACCTCCTAAGGCTAATTGCACAATGGATAATATTTGCCAACATCTATAAAAAACTAGAAGTAAAGGAACTGATTTGGTGGCTGCCTTTGGTAGACTTCATCTACTATTTCTATATTTGCATCAATGGCATCTTCAGCAGAAAAAAGAAAAAAATAAGCTGGAAATAA
- the tgt gene encoding tRNA guanosine(34) transglycosylase Tgt: MKFTLQAQDKLSKARAGVVETAHGPIQTPIFMPVGTAGTVKAIHQHELKNDIEAQIILGNTYHLYLRPGLNVLNKAGGLHKFNGWDRPILTDSGGYQVYSLTEVRKIKEEGVTFRSHIDGSKHLFTPENVMDTQRIIGADIIMAFDECTPYPCDYGYARRSLDMTHRWLKRCVDRFDSTDPLYGYDQTLFPIVQGSVYKDLRIKSAETIASFNREGNAIGGLSVGEPAEEMYAMTEVVCDILPHDKPRYLMGVGTPVNILENIALGVDMFDCVMPTRNARNGMLFTQNGIINIKNEKWKDDFSPIEAESDLHADQFYSKAYLRHLIKSQEILGAQIASLHNLHFYLWLVNQARERIIDGTFYDWKNKMVKILDQRL, translated from the coding sequence ATGAAATTTACGCTACAAGCACAAGATAAGTTGTCAAAAGCACGTGCAGGTGTTGTCGAAACTGCACACGGTCCCATTCAAACACCTATTTTTATGCCTGTTGGTACGGCAGGTACAGTGAAAGCAATTCATCAACATGAATTGAAGAACGATATTGAAGCACAGATTATTCTGGGTAATACGTACCACCTCTATTTACGTCCAGGGTTGAATGTATTGAATAAGGCGGGCGGATTGCATAAATTTAATGGTTGGGATCGACCTATTTTAACGGATTCTGGTGGTTATCAGGTGTATTCGTTGACGGAAGTACGTAAGATCAAAGAAGAAGGGGTTACCTTTCGTTCCCATATCGATGGATCAAAACATCTATTTACACCGGAAAATGTAATGGATACGCAGCGTATTATCGGTGCAGACATCATTATGGCATTTGATGAGTGTACGCCTTATCCATGTGATTATGGGTATGCACGTCGTTCTTTGGATATGACCCATCGTTGGCTGAAACGTTGTGTGGATCGTTTCGATAGCACAGATCCACTTTATGGATATGATCAGACTTTGTTTCCCATCGTTCAAGGATCTGTTTACAAAGATTTGAGGATAAAATCTGCGGAGACTATTGCTTCGTTTAACCGCGAAGGAAATGCGATTGGTGGATTATCGGTAGGCGAGCCTGCGGAAGAAATGTATGCTATGACCGAAGTTGTCTGTGATATCTTACCACATGACAAGCCACGTTATCTCATGGGGGTGGGAACACCGGTAAATATTCTTGAAAATATTGCCTTAGGGGTGGATATGTTCGATTGCGTTATGCCAACCCGTAATGCTAGAAATGGCATGCTTTTCACACAAAATGGTATTATCAATATCAAAAATGAAAAGTGGAAAGACGATTTTTCTCCAATAGAAGCGGAGAGTGATCTGCATGCGGATCAATTTTATTCGAAGGCTTATCTAAGGCATTTGATTAAGTCGCAGGAAATTCTTGGGGCACAAATTGCTTCTTTACATAATTTACATTTTTACCTTTGGTTGGTTAATCAGGCTAGGGAGCGAATCATTGATGGAACGTTCTACGATTGGAAAAACAAAATGGTGAAAATATTGGATCAACGTTTGTAG
- the dprA gene encoding DNA-processing protein DprA, whose amino-acid sequence MKLIYPIALTKIKGIGPRTARNILEKGYKLADLFTYSKKDLMQVLGIRESIAEAISNKSYMPACEKELAFIEKHQIQALFLEDENYPHRLRQCEDAPIVLYYKGNQPLNKTKVISIVGTRHATHYGQKICEDLLEAMHESKDTLIVSGLAYGIDALAHRNALKNNLSTVAVLGHGLDRIYPNSHRELAARMVDHGGLLTEFTSNTLPERSNFPMRNRIIAGMADVTIVVEAAIKGGALITAEIANSYNRDVCAFPGSIYEKSSEGTNYLIKTNRAHMIRGLQDLEYLMNWEISTKTVDQQLSLPLTLTKDQQLLFTLIQQKGQLEIDHMIELTKWPQSKLALILLELEMQSFIHALPGKRYRTVGLAEVQKN is encoded by the coding sequence ATGAAACTAATTTATCCCATAGCTTTGACAAAAATCAAGGGCATTGGCCCTAGAACAGCGCGTAACATCCTTGAAAAAGGTTACAAGTTAGCAGACTTGTTCACCTATTCAAAAAAAGATTTGATGCAAGTCCTTGGGATACGAGAGTCGATAGCAGAAGCAATATCCAATAAAAGTTATATGCCAGCCTGCGAAAAAGAACTCGCCTTTATAGAAAAACACCAAATACAAGCACTGTTTTTGGAAGACGAAAATTATCCCCATCGGCTTCGGCAATGTGAAGATGCCCCTATCGTTTTATATTATAAGGGAAATCAGCCCCTTAACAAAACAAAGGTAATTAGTATCGTTGGCACAAGGCATGCCACCCACTATGGTCAGAAAATATGTGAAGATTTGCTGGAGGCGATGCATGAATCCAAAGACACCTTAATCGTTAGTGGTCTCGCATATGGAATTGACGCACTAGCACATCGCAATGCGCTAAAAAATAATCTGTCTACCGTTGCCGTACTTGGACATGGCTTAGATCGAATCTATCCAAATTCCCATCGTGAGCTTGCCGCAAGAATGGTAGACCATGGCGGTCTACTGACGGAGTTCACATCCAACACTTTACCCGAACGCAGTAACTTCCCCATGCGTAATCGCATCATAGCAGGAATGGCAGATGTCACCATTGTCGTGGAGGCGGCCATTAAAGGTGGTGCTTTAATTACTGCAGAAATAGCCAACAGCTACAACCGTGATGTATGTGCCTTCCCCGGCTCCATTTATGAAAAAAGTTCCGAAGGCACCAACTACCTCATCAAAACCAACCGTGCTCATATGATTCGAGGGCTTCAGGATCTCGAATACCTCATGAATTGGGAAATCAGCACAAAAACCGTTGACCAACAGCTTAGCCTTCCGTTAACGCTGACGAAAGACCAGCAACTCCTTTTCACACTCATTCAGCAAAAAGGACAATTAGAAATAGACCACATGATTGAACTTACAAAATGGCCACAAAGTAAATTGGCACTGATCCTATTGGAGCTCGAAATGCAGTCATTCATTCACGCCCTGCCCGGTAAACGATATAGAACAGTCGGACTGGCCGAAGTTCAAAAAAATTAA